The Lycium barbarum isolate Lr01 chromosome 12, ASM1917538v2, whole genome shotgun sequence genome includes a region encoding these proteins:
- the LOC132624466 gene encoding uncharacterized protein LOC132624466 — MIKAFVEFYGQCSNNVAEANAIWKGVNICKDFGLPRVVVESDSLLIINILNGRLKPPWQIREIMSKIMRDTSHGEFVFIHIYREGNSTADMLANWGEDSKISSMFTEATSLPSKVRASMQLELDGFPNFRFRSKRNQFTTDDS; from the coding sequence ATGATCAAGGCATTTGTAGAATTCTATGGCCAATGCAGCAACAATGTGGCGGAAGCAAATGCAATCTGGAAAGGAGTTAACATCTGCAAAGATTTTGGACTGCCCAGAGTTGTGGTGGAATCTGACTCTCTACTAATTATTAATATACTCAATGGGAGATTAAAACCTCCATGGCAAATCAGAGAGATCATGAGTAAGATTATGAGAGACACTAGCCATGGTGAATTTGTCTTTATTCATATTTATAGAGAAGGGAATTCAACTGCGGACATGCTTGCCAATTGGGGAGAAGATTCAAAGATCTCTTCTATGTTCACTGAAGCTActtccctaccttccaaggttaGAGCTTCAATGCAGCTAGAACTTGATGGGTTCCCAAATTTCAGATTCAGAAGCAAAAGAAACCAATTCACTACTGATGATAGTTGA